One window of the Bos mutus isolate GX-2022 chromosome X, NWIPB_WYAK_1.1, whole genome shotgun sequence genome contains the following:
- the AIFM1 gene encoding apoptosis-inducing factor 1, mitochondrial: MFRCGGLAAGALKQKLAPLVRTVCVRGPRQRNRLPGNLFQRWHVPLELQMTRQMASSGPSGGKIDNSVLVLIVGLSTIGAGAYAYKTIKDDKKRYNERISGLGLTPEEKQKRATSSALEGEPEPQVRIPSHVPFLLIGGGTAAFAAARSIRARDPGARVLIVSEDPELPYMRPPLSKELWFSDDPNVTKTLRFKQWNGKERSIYFQPPSFYVSAQDLPRVENGGVAVLTGKKVVQLDVRGNVAKLNDGSQITYEKCLIATGGTPRSLSAIDRAGAEVKSRTTLFRKIEDFRTLEKISREVKSITIIGGGFLGSELACALGRKARASGTEVIQLFPEKGNMGKVLPEYLSNWTMEKVRREGVKVLPSAIVQSVGVSAGRLLIKLKDGRKVETDHIVAAVGLEPNVELAKTGGLEIDSDFGGFRVNAELQARSNIWVAGDAACFYDIKLGRRRVEHHDHAVVSGRLAGENMTGAAKPYWHQSMFWSDLGPDVGYEAIGLVDSSLPTVGVFAKATAQDNPKSATEQSGTGIRSESETESEASDIPVPPSNPAVPQVPTQGEDYGKGVIFYLRDKVVVGIVLWNIFNRMPIARKIIKDGEQHEDLNEVAKLFNIHED; the protein is encoded by the exons ATGTTCCGGTGTGGAGGCCTGGCAGCGGGTGCTTTGAAGCAGAAGCTGGCGCCCTTGGTGCGGACAGTGTGCGTCCGAGGCCCGAGGCAGAGGAACCGGCTCCCAG GCAACTTGTTCCAGCGATGGCATGTTCCTCTAGAACTCCAGATGACAAGACAAATGGCTAGCTCTGGTCCATCAGGGGGCAAAATCGATAATTCTGTATTAGTCCTTATTGTGGGCTTATCAACAATAGGAGCTGGTGCATAT GCCTACAAGACAATAAAAGATGACAAAAAAAGATACAATGAAAGAATTTCAGGGTTAGGGCTGACaccagaagagaaacagaaaagagccACATCATCTG CTCTGGAAGGAGAGCCAGAACCCCAAGTGAGGATACCAAGTCATGTTCCGTTCCTGCTCATCGGTGGAGGCACTGCTGCTTTTGCTGCAGCCAGATCCATCCGGGCTCGGGATCCTGGAGCCAGG GTACTGATTGTATCTGAAGATCCTGAGCTGCCTTACATGAGACCTCCTCTTTCAAAAGAACTGTGGTTTTCAGATGACCCGAATGTCACAAAGACACTACGATTCAAACAATGGAATGGAAAAGAGCGAAG CATATATTTCCAGCCACCTTCTTTTTACGTCTCTGCTCAGGACCTGCCTCGTGTTGAAAATGGTGGTGTGGCCGTCCTCACTGGGAAGAAG GTAGTACAGCTGGATGTGAGAGGCAATGTGGCAAAACTTAATGATGGCTCTCAAATAACCTACGAAAAGTGCCTGATTGCAACAG GAGGCACTCCAAGAAGTCTCTCTGCCATTGATAGGGCTGGAGCAGAGGTGAAGAGTAGAACAACACTTTTCAGAAAG ATCGAAGACTTTAGAACCTTAGAGAAGATTTCCCGAGAAGTCAAGTCAATTACGATTATTGGTGGAGGCTTTCTTGGTAGCGAACTGGCCTGTGCTCTTGGCAGAAAGG CTCGAGCCTCAGGCACAGAAGTGATTCAGCTTTTTCCTGAGAAAGGAAATATGGGGAAGGTCCTCCCCGAATACCTCAGCaactggaccatggaaaaagtcCGACGAG AGGGGGTTAAGGTGCTGCCTAGTGCTATTGTGCAATCAGTTGGAGTCAGCGCTGGCAGGTTACTCATCAAGCTGAAAGATGGCCGGAAG GTAGAAACTGACCACATAGTGGCAGCCGTGGGCCTGGAGCCCAATGTTGAGTTGGCCAAGACTGGTGGATTAGAGATAGACTCTGATTTTGGTGGCTTCCGGGTAAATGCAGAGCTCCAGGCCCGCTCTAACATCTGGGTG GCAGGAGATGCCGCATGTTTCTACGATATAAAGTTGGGTAGGAGGCGGGTAGAGCACCATGATCATGCTGTTGTGAGCGGAAGATTGGCTGGAGAGAATATGACTGGAGCTGCTAAGCCGTACTGGCATCAGTCAATGTTCTG GAGTGATTTGGGCCCCGATGTTGGCTATGAAGCGATTGGTCTGGTGGACAGTAGCTTGCCCACAGTCGGTGTTTTTGCAAAAGCAACTGCACAGGACAACCCCAAATCTGCCACAGAGCAGTCAG GCACTGGTATCCGATCAGAGAGCGAGACAGAGTCTGAGGCCTCGGACATCCCTGTTCCTCCCAGCAACCCTGCAGTCCCCCAGGTCCCCACCCAAGGGGAGGACTACGGCAAAGGTGTCATCTTCTACCTCAGGGACAAAGTGGTGGTGGGGATCGTGCTGTGGAACATCTTCAACCGGATGCCAATAGCACGGAAG ATTATTAAGGACGGTGAGCAACATGAAGATCTCAATGAAGTAGCCAAGCTCTTCAACATTCATGAAGACTGA